A single Amphiprion ocellaris isolate individual 3 ecotype Okinawa chromosome 1, ASM2253959v1, whole genome shotgun sequence DNA region contains:
- the serf2b gene encoding small EDRK-rich factor 2 — MTRGNQRELARQKAAKKQTENSKGKRGDDGLSAAARKQRDAEIMQQKQKKADEGGKAGAKSSKE; from the exons ATGACCA GAGGAAACCAACGTGAGCTTGCACGCCAGAAGGCTGCtaaaaagcagacagaaaataGCAAAGGGAAGAGAGGCGATGATGGGCTGTCGGCTGCTGCAAGAAAGCAGAG gGATGCTGAGATAAtgcaacagaagcagaaaaaggcGGATGAAGGAGGGAAAGCAGGTGCGAAGTCAAGTAAAGAATGA